The Williamsia sp. DF01-3 genome has a window encoding:
- a CDS encoding DoxX family protein: MLIRRIARPMLATAFIATGIDAIRRPEQLAETAQPFVDKAKTQLPPQAADLIPADAQVVVRINGAIHIIGGLALATGKFPRLASLTLAGVVIPTTLAGNDFWNETDPHERAEQQAHFIKNVGLLGGLLIATVDTEGKPSLAWRGRKAAAIAGDKVSAVLPTAAASASTAGVLADRASHIAEVVGERTGDLAEVASDRGGKFAEVASERAAELAQKASQRAAVLADVAGERGSEIVDVASKRGAVLAGVASERAGELAAKATTQSAKLAEVATERTASLSKAAAKKQAKLSQQAGKKQAKLGKTAAKQQAKLTKQQTKFAKQALTNGAKAKSAAADRRAELAASASQTLAATNGYAEKTLATARDRAPELAESARVYAAQLAERAADEGVKLSAQARKQAKKAQ, encoded by the coding sequence ATGCTCATCCGCCGCATTGCCCGTCCCATGCTCGCGACTGCGTTCATCGCAACTGGGATCGACGCGATCCGACGCCCGGAACAGCTAGCCGAAACCGCGCAGCCGTTCGTCGACAAAGCAAAAACCCAGCTCCCGCCGCAGGCCGCCGACCTGATCCCGGCTGACGCGCAGGTGGTTGTCCGTATCAACGGCGCCATCCACATCATCGGTGGTCTGGCACTGGCGACCGGCAAGTTCCCGCGGCTCGCCTCGCTGACCCTCGCCGGCGTTGTCATCCCCACCACGCTGGCCGGAAACGACTTCTGGAACGAGACCGACCCGCACGAGCGGGCCGAGCAGCAAGCGCATTTCATCAAGAACGTGGGACTACTCGGCGGGCTGCTGATCGCAACCGTCGACACCGAAGGCAAGCCGTCGCTGGCATGGCGCGGACGCAAGGCCGCGGCAATCGCCGGTGACAAGGTCAGTGCAGTACTACCGACCGCCGCTGCGAGCGCTTCGACCGCAGGCGTCCTGGCCGATCGTGCGTCGCACATCGCCGAGGTGGTCGGCGAGCGAACCGGCGATCTCGCCGAGGTGGCCTCCGACCGCGGCGGCAAGTTCGCCGAGGTCGCGTCGGAGCGGGCTGCCGAACTGGCACAGAAGGCGTCGCAACGGGCGGCCGTCCTGGCCGATGTCGCAGGCGAACGCGGCAGCGAGATCGTCGACGTCGCGTCCAAGCGTGGCGCAGTTCTCGCCGGAGTCGCTTCCGAGCGGGCCGGAGAGCTCGCGGCCAAGGCCACCACACAGAGCGCGAAGCTCGCCGAGGTCGCCACCGAGCGCACAGCGTCGCTCAGCAAGGCCGCTGCGAAGAAGCAGGCCAAGCTGAGCCAGCAGGCAGGCAAGAAGCAGGCGAAATTGGGTAAGACCGCCGCCAAGCAGCAGGCCAAGCTGACCAAGCAGCAGACCAAGTTCGCCAAGCAGGCCCTGACCAACGGAGCCAAGGCGAAGAGCGCTGCTGCCGATCGTCGCGCCGAACTCGCCGCGTCTGCATCACAGACGTTGGCTGCCACCAATGGGTACGCAGAGAAGACGCTCGCGACCGCTCGTGACCGGGCACCCGAGCTTGCCGAATCGGCCCGCGTCTACGCCGCGCAGCTCGCCGAGCGTGCAGCCGACGAAGGCGTCAAGCTGTCAGCGCAGGCACGCAAGCAGGCAAAGAAAGCGCAGTAG
- a CDS encoding GlxA family transcriptional regulator: MASRIPTPHRIAVLMLEPVIGFDATIPPMVFGQAADDAGNPLYDVELIGLSTEPVRTLSGFAMVPTRGPEALDSADTVVIPGTRLHEVRFNGTCPAELRQALERVRTGTRMVSICTGAFALAAAGLLDGRPATTHWDKADDLRRLYPAVHLDEDVLFVDDGDVLTSAGLAAGIDLCLHMIRRDHGARVANRVAKYCVVPPWRDGGQAQYIDAAVPDVGDASTSAVREWARHNLTEPLTVAQLARQANMSVRTFNRRFREETGDTPAVWVRKQRVHHARELLESRDLPVDEVARLSGLATGANLRHHLRHHLGTSPTRYRRTFQGQ; encoded by the coding sequence ATGGCTTCTCGCATCCCGACTCCTCATCGAATCGCTGTGCTGATGCTCGAGCCGGTGATCGGGTTCGATGCCACGATTCCGCCGATGGTGTTCGGGCAGGCCGCCGACGATGCGGGAAATCCCTTGTACGACGTCGAGTTGATCGGCCTGTCGACCGAGCCCGTGCGGACCCTGTCCGGGTTCGCGATGGTGCCCACCCGTGGTCCTGAGGCTCTCGACTCGGCGGACACGGTCGTGATCCCCGGCACCAGGCTGCACGAGGTCCGATTCAACGGCACCTGCCCCGCCGAACTGCGTCAAGCGCTGGAGCGCGTTCGGACGGGTACCCGCATGGTGTCGATCTGCACCGGCGCCTTCGCGCTCGCGGCAGCGGGGCTTCTCGACGGCCGACCGGCGACCACCCACTGGGACAAGGCCGACGACCTGCGTCGGCTCTACCCGGCGGTGCACCTCGACGAGGACGTTCTGTTCGTCGACGACGGGGACGTTCTCACCTCGGCGGGCCTTGCCGCAGGAATCGACCTGTGTCTGCACATGATTCGCCGCGACCACGGTGCGCGGGTGGCGAACCGGGTGGCCAAGTACTGCGTGGTGCCACCGTGGCGCGATGGCGGCCAGGCCCAATACATCGACGCCGCAGTACCCGACGTCGGTGACGCTTCCACGTCGGCGGTGCGGGAGTGGGCTCGCCACAACCTGACCGAGCCACTCACCGTTGCCCAGCTCGCCCGGCAGGCCAACATGAGTGTGCGTACCTTCAACCGGCGATTCCGCGAAGAAACCGGTGACACGCCTGCGGTCTGGGTCCGTAAACAGCGTGTGCACCACGCCCGCGAACTACTCGAGTCCCGCGACCTTCCGGTCGACGAGGTCGCCAGGCTGTCGGGTCTGGCCACCGGGGCCAATCTCCGTCACCACCTCCGCCACCACCTGGGGACATCCCCGACCCGTTATCGCCGGACCTTTCAGGGCCAGTGA
- the uvrA gene encoding excinuclease ABC subunit UvrA: protein MADRLIVRGAREHNLRGIDVDLPRDSLIVFTGLSGSGKSSLAFDTIFAEGQRRYVESLSAYARQFLGQMDKPDVDFIEGLSPAVSIDQKSTNRNPRSTVGTITEVYDYLRLLYARAGKAHCPECGSAIEKQTPQQIVDQVLEMEQGIRFQVLAPVVRTRKGEFVDLFGTLQTQGFSRARIDGVVYPLTDPPKLKKQEKHDIEVVVDRLSVKSSAKQRLTDSVETALGLADGVVVLDFVDLEENDPHRERRFSERMACPNGHPIAIDDLEPRSFSFNSPYGACPECDGLGIRKEVDEELVVPDPDLSLADGAIAPWSGGHNADYFLRLLSGLGDEMGFDTKTPWKKLPLKARKAILNGSDHQVHVRFRNRYGRTRSYYTEFEGVMSFLHRRMEQTESEQMKDRYEGYMRDIPCPECGGARLRPEILAVTLDHQRFGEKSIADVCALSVAECADYLSDLKLGSREQAIAGRVRKEVQSRITFLLDVGLEYLSLSRAAGSLSGGEAQRIRLATQIGSGLAGVLYVLDEPSIGLHQRDNRRLIDTLTRLRNLGNTLIVVEHDEDTIRSADWIVDIGPYAGEHGGRVVHSGSYKDLLTNTESLTGAYLSGREFLEVPEIRRPIDRKRQLTVVGAREHNLDNIDVVFPLGVLTAVTGVSGSGKSTLVNDILATVMANKLNGARQVPGRHTRINGMDNLDKLVRVDQSPIGRTPRSNPATYTGVFDKIRTLFAATTEAKVRGYQPGRFSFNVKGGRCEACTGEGTIKIEMNFLPDVYVPCEVCHGARYNRETLEVHYKGKTISEVLDMPIEEAVDFFEAITSIHRYLKTLNDVGLGYVRLGQPAPTLSGGEAQRVKLAAELQKRSTGRTAYVLDEPTTGLHFEDIRKLLKVINGLVDKGNSVIVIEHNLDVIKTADWVIDMGPEGGSGGGTVVAEGTPEDVAAVAESHTGKFLAEMLKPQTVASVPAKPKRKTPARKAAAKQTGRKQEVAAS, encoded by the coding sequence GTGGCTGATCGCCTCATCGTGCGCGGAGCCCGCGAACACAACCTGCGCGGCATCGACGTCGACCTCCCGCGTGACAGCTTGATCGTCTTCACGGGGCTGTCCGGCTCGGGAAAATCGAGCCTCGCGTTCGACACGATCTTCGCCGAGGGGCAGCGCCGCTACGTCGAGTCGTTGTCGGCATACGCGCGCCAGTTCCTCGGTCAGATGGACAAGCCCGACGTCGACTTCATCGAGGGACTGTCACCCGCGGTCTCGATCGACCAGAAGTCCACCAACCGGAACCCGCGTTCCACCGTCGGCACCATCACCGAGGTCTACGACTACCTCCGTCTGCTCTACGCACGTGCGGGCAAGGCCCATTGCCCCGAGTGCGGTTCGGCCATCGAGAAGCAGACCCCTCAGCAAATCGTCGACCAGGTGCTCGAGATGGAACAGGGCATCCGTTTCCAGGTGTTGGCGCCGGTGGTCCGCACCCGCAAGGGTGAATTCGTCGACCTGTTCGGAACCCTCCAGACACAAGGCTTTTCGCGTGCCCGGATCGATGGCGTGGTGTACCCGCTCACCGATCCGCCAAAGCTCAAGAAGCAGGAGAAGCACGACATCGAGGTCGTGGTGGACCGGTTGTCCGTCAAGTCCTCGGCGAAACAGCGACTCACCGACTCGGTCGAGACCGCATTGGGTTTGGCCGACGGTGTGGTGGTGCTCGACTTCGTCGACCTGGAGGAGAACGACCCCCACCGGGAGCGGCGCTTCTCCGAGCGGATGGCCTGCCCCAACGGCCACCCGATCGCCATCGACGACCTCGAACCGCGGTCCTTTTCTTTCAACTCGCCGTACGGTGCATGCCCGGAGTGCGACGGGCTCGGCATCCGCAAAGAGGTGGACGAGGAACTCGTCGTTCCCGACCCGGACCTGTCGCTTGCCGACGGTGCGATCGCGCCGTGGTCGGGCGGCCACAACGCGGACTATTTCCTCCGGTTGCTCTCAGGCCTCGGCGACGAGATGGGGTTCGACACCAAGACGCCGTGGAAGAAACTCCCGCTCAAGGCGCGTAAGGCGATCCTGAACGGCAGCGACCACCAGGTGCACGTCCGTTTCCGCAACCGCTACGGCCGCACGCGCTCGTACTACACCGAGTTCGAAGGTGTGATGTCGTTCCTGCACCGGCGCATGGAACAGACCGAGTCCGAGCAGATGAAGGACCGGTACGAGGGATACATGCGTGACATCCCCTGTCCCGAGTGCGGTGGTGCCCGCCTGCGCCCCGAGATCCTCGCCGTGACCCTCGACCACCAGCGTTTCGGTGAGAAGTCGATCGCGGACGTGTGTGCGTTGTCGGTCGCCGAGTGCGCCGACTACCTGTCCGACCTCAAGCTGGGCTCGCGCGAGCAGGCCATCGCCGGACGTGTGCGCAAAGAGGTGCAATCCCGCATCACATTCCTGCTCGACGTCGGTCTCGAGTACCTGTCGTTGTCACGGGCTGCCGGATCGCTCTCCGGCGGCGAGGCGCAACGCATCCGCCTGGCCACCCAGATCGGCTCCGGTCTGGCCGGCGTGCTGTACGTGCTCGACGAACCATCGATCGGTCTCCACCAGCGCGACAACCGTCGTCTCATCGACACCCTCACCCGGCTGCGCAACCTGGGCAACACCCTCATCGTCGTCGAGCACGACGAAGACACCATCCGCTCGGCCGACTGGATCGTCGACATCGGACCGTATGCCGGCGAGCACGGTGGGCGTGTGGTGCACAGCGGTAGCTACAAGGATCTGCTGACCAACACCGAGTCCCTGACCGGTGCATATCTCTCCGGTCGCGAGTTCCTCGAGGTCCCCGAGATCCGGCGTCCGATCGACCGCAAGCGACAGCTGACCGTTGTCGGCGCACGTGAGCACAACTTGGACAACATCGACGTGGTGTTCCCGCTCGGTGTGCTCACCGCGGTCACCGGCGTCTCGGGTTCGGGCAAGTCCACGCTTGTCAACGACATCCTGGCCACGGTGATGGCCAACAAGCTCAACGGTGCGCGCCAGGTACCGGGCCGGCACACGCGGATCAACGGCATGGACAATCTCGACAAGCTGGTGCGCGTCGACCAGTCGCCCATCGGTCGGACCCCACGGTCGAACCCGGCCACCTACACCGGTGTGTTCGACAAGATCCGTACTCTCTTCGCCGCGACCACCGAGGCGAAAGTTCGTGGCTACCAGCCGGGACGATTCTCGTTCAACGTCAAGGGCGGTCGCTGTGAGGCGTGTACCGGCGAGGGCACCATCAAGATCGAGATGAACTTCCTGCCCGACGTGTACGTCCCCTGCGAGGTGTGCCACGGTGCGCGGTACAACCGCGAAACGCTGGAAGTCCACTACAAGGGCAAGACCATCTCCGAGGTCTTGGACATGCCGATCGAGGAGGCCGTCGATTTCTTCGAGGCCATCACCTCGATCCACCGGTACCTCAAGACCCTCAACGACGTCGGCTTGGGCTACGTCCGACTCGGACAGCCGGCCCCGACACTGTCCGGTGGCGAGGCGCAGCGCGTGAAGCTGGCCGCAGAGCTCCAGAAGCGGTCGACCGGACGCACGGCATACGTGCTGGACGAGCCGACCACCGGCCTGCACTTCGAGGACATCCGCAAGCTGCTCAAGGTGATCAACGGGCTCGTCGACAAGGGCAACTCCGTGATCGTCATCGAGCACAATCTCGACGTCATCAAGACCGCGGACTGGGTCATCGACATGGGGCCTGAAGGTGGTTCCGGTGGCGGCACGGTCGTGGCGGAAGGTACGCCCGAAGATGTCGCAGCCGTGGCGGAGAGCCACACCGGAAAGTTCCTCGCGGAGATGCTCAAACCGCAGACGGTCGCATCCGTCCCGGCCAAGCCCAAGCGCAAAACGCCCGCACGCAAAGCTGCAGCAAAGCAGACTGGTCGTAAGCAAGAGGTCGCAGCGAGTTGA
- a CDS encoding MFS transporter gives MPMAAPIGDSESCPVTIAETPRVRSGPRLHWAWTVAAISFVALLAAAGFRSVPSVMMDPLHEEFGWSHGTVGLAMSINMTLFGLTAPFSAALMDRFGVRPILAGALTLIALGTALSVFMTAGWQLLLLWGVLVGIGTGSISMGFVATVATRWFVERRGLVTGVLTAASATGQLIFLPLVALVTTRYGWRLAALIVAAAALAVVPLIVVFMRNHPSDKGISAYGAPIEQQPSLPPVARSGSFRMALDGLVIGARTRVFWLLAASFAICGATTNGLIGTHFIPAAHDHGMPTTVAAGLLATIGVFDVAGTIFSGWLTDRVDARILLAVYYVGRGVSLLALPVLLSPHAEPSTWVFIIFYGLDWVATVPPTIALCRTHFADRTPVVFGWVFAAHQLGAAVAAFGAGHLRDQHGSYDIAFYVAAGLCVVAALLSLGIRRPVVANTQPSVPSDRLAHDKC, from the coding sequence ATGCCAATGGCGGCGCCGATCGGCGACAGCGAGAGTTGTCCGGTGACCATCGCCGAGACCCCGCGCGTCCGCTCCGGCCCCCGTCTGCACTGGGCGTGGACAGTGGCCGCCATCAGCTTCGTGGCTCTTCTTGCAGCGGCCGGTTTCCGGTCGGTTCCCAGCGTGATGATGGACCCGTTGCACGAGGAGTTCGGCTGGTCCCACGGCACGGTGGGTCTGGCGATGTCGATCAACATGACATTGTTCGGTCTGACCGCGCCGTTCTCGGCGGCGTTGATGGACCGTTTCGGAGTGCGTCCGATCCTCGCCGGCGCACTCACCCTGATCGCACTGGGCACCGCCCTCAGCGTCTTCATGACCGCCGGGTGGCAGCTGCTGCTGCTCTGGGGCGTTCTGGTGGGTATCGGCACCGGGTCGATCTCGATGGGGTTCGTGGCCACGGTCGCCACCCGCTGGTTCGTCGAACGCCGCGGATTGGTGACCGGGGTCCTGACGGCTGCTAGCGCCACGGGGCAGCTGATCTTCCTCCCGCTGGTGGCCCTGGTCACCACTCGATACGGGTGGCGGTTGGCGGCCCTCATCGTCGCGGCAGCTGCCTTGGCGGTGGTTCCGCTGATCGTGGTCTTCATGCGAAACCATCCGAGTGACAAGGGGATCAGCGCATACGGTGCGCCGATCGAGCAGCAGCCGTCGCTGCCGCCCGTCGCGCGCTCGGGCAGTTTTCGCATGGCTCTGGACGGGCTGGTGATCGGTGCGCGTACACGGGTGTTCTGGTTGCTCGCGGCGAGTTTCGCGATCTGTGGGGCGACGACAAACGGACTGATCGGCACCCACTTCATCCCGGCTGCGCACGACCATGGAATGCCGACAACGGTCGCTGCAGGTCTACTCGCCACCATCGGGGTGTTCGACGTCGCAGGCACGATCTTCTCCGGCTGGCTCACCGACCGTGTGGACGCTCGGATCCTGCTTGCCGTCTATTACGTGGGAAGGGGAGTGTCACTGCTCGCCCTGCCCGTGCTGCTGTCTCCGCATGCAGAACCGAGCACATGGGTGTTCATCATCTTCTACGGTCTGGACTGGGTAGCGACGGTCCCGCCCACCATCGCGCTGTGCCGAACCCACTTCGCGGACCGCACGCCGGTGGTGTTCGGCTGGGTATTCGCCGCGCATCAACTGGGGGCTGCGGTGGCGGCGTTCGGCGCGGGCCATCTGCGCGATCAGCACGGCAGCTACGACATCGCGTTCTACGTCGCGGCCGGCCTCTGCGTCGTTGCTGCGCTGCTGTCCCTGGGCATTCGGAGGCCCGTGGTTGCCAACACACAACCGTCGGTGCCATCGGACCGGCTCGCGCACGATAAGTGCTGA
- a CDS encoding phosphoenolpyruvate--protein phosphotransferase, producing the protein MTKSTLIGSPRRVLHGTPVVPGVVAGPVIVPGPRVAPPLDDTVIDPADRDRELQAFREGTKAVASRLQARAAVSSGAASEVLAANAAMATDRGWLGAAEKLIEAGNSATAATAAATEQFVAMFTKLGGLMAERVTDLRDVRDRVLAELIGAPEPGVPEPDVPSILFAEDLAPADTAGLDPAMVIGLATSLGGPTSHTAIIARQLGIPCVVAVTGLDEVAAGSSVLLDGAEGEITVSPDAAAASEAVAQYRLIAERTAAWTGPGATADGHRVDVLANVQDGAGARVAAETSAGGIGLFRTELCFLDRETEPTVAEQSAIYREVLDAFPDAKVVVRTLDAGSDKPLRFAEHPHEANPALGVRGIRIAARDSGILDRQLDAIAAASEGVSPPWVMAPMISTAAEAESFAAKVRERGLVPGVMIEVPAAALLAERILDHVDFLSVGTNDLAQYTMAADRMSADLAELTDPWQPAVLSLLARTAVAGAAVNKPVGVCGEAAADPLLACVLVGFGITSLSAAASAVAGVGAKLATVTLDQCRRAADAVSQTADPMSARAAARSLLD; encoded by the coding sequence ATGACGAAGTCAACGCTGATCGGAAGCCCGCGAAGGGTGTTGCACGGAACGCCGGTGGTGCCAGGCGTGGTGGCGGGCCCGGTGATCGTTCCGGGTCCACGCGTCGCGCCGCCGCTCGACGACACCGTGATCGACCCGGCGGACCGCGACCGTGAGCTGCAGGCGTTCCGCGAGGGCACCAAAGCTGTTGCGTCGCGACTGCAGGCACGGGCCGCGGTGTCGAGCGGAGCGGCGTCCGAAGTGCTTGCCGCCAATGCGGCCATGGCAACGGATCGTGGCTGGCTGGGTGCAGCCGAGAAGCTCATCGAGGCCGGCAATTCCGCCACCGCAGCGACAGCCGCGGCCACTGAACAGTTCGTGGCCATGTTCACCAAACTCGGCGGCCTGATGGCCGAGCGCGTGACCGATCTCCGCGATGTCCGTGACCGCGTGCTCGCCGAGCTGATCGGGGCTCCTGAACCGGGGGTTCCGGAACCGGACGTTCCGTCGATCCTTTTCGCGGAGGACCTGGCGCCTGCAGATACGGCGGGCCTCGACCCGGCAATGGTCATCGGGCTGGCGACTTCGCTCGGCGGACCGACCAGCCATACCGCGATCATCGCGCGCCAACTGGGCATTCCTTGCGTCGTGGCGGTCACCGGCCTCGACGAGGTCGCAGCAGGGAGTTCGGTACTGCTCGACGGCGCGGAGGGCGAGATCACCGTGTCACCTGATGCGGCCGCGGCATCCGAAGCAGTGGCGCAGTACCGGTTGATTGCCGAGCGCACAGCCGCGTGGACCGGACCCGGGGCGACAGCCGACGGTCATCGAGTTGACGTCCTCGCGAATGTACAAGACGGCGCCGGGGCGCGGGTGGCTGCGGAGACCTCAGCGGGTGGGATCGGGTTGTTCCGGACCGAACTGTGCTTCCTCGACCGGGAGACCGAACCGACGGTCGCCGAGCAGTCCGCCATCTACCGTGAGGTGCTCGACGCCTTCCCGGACGCAAAGGTCGTCGTTCGCACACTCGATGCCGGGTCGGACAAACCTCTGCGTTTCGCCGAACACCCGCATGAGGCCAATCCGGCTCTGGGGGTGCGTGGCATCCGGATCGCAGCCCGTGACAGCGGCATTCTCGATCGGCAACTGGACGCGATTGCTGCTGCGTCCGAGGGGGTTTCACCCCCGTGGGTGATGGCGCCCATGATCTCTACGGCTGCCGAAGCTGAGTCGTTCGCCGCGAAAGTCCGTGAACGCGGGCTCGTCCCCGGAGTGATGATCGAGGTCCCGGCAGCGGCGTTGCTCGCCGAACGGATCCTCGACCACGTCGACTTCCTGTCGGTGGGAACCAACGATCTCGCGCAGTACACGATGGCAGCCGACCGGATGTCGGCCGATCTCGCCGAGCTCACCGATCCCTGGCAGCCCGCAGTCCTGTCACTGCTGGCGCGCACGGCAGTCGCCGGCGCTGCCGTGAACAAGCCGGTGGGGGTGTGTGGGGAAGCGGCGGCCGATCCGCTGCTCGCCTGTGTGCTGGTCGGTTTCGGGATCACATCGCTGTCGGCGGCAGCATCGGCAGTTGCGGGCGTGGGTGCCAAGCTGGCGACGGTGACCCTGGATCAGTGCCGGCGAGCAGCCGACGCGGTGTCGCAAACGGCAGATCCGATGAGTGCGCGGGCAGCAGCTCGCAGTCTTCTGGACTGA
- a CDS encoding MBL fold metallo-hydrolase produces MSAAAPISDTYTGDFSESEVPQRKSTPRATIVKLSVGPMDNNVYVITCKQTGKALLIDAANDADTLIELIRNHGNIELIFTTHWHPDHWIALEEVVKATGLPTAAGRIDAEPIQVKTDRLIDEGDVIEVGELRLEAIHLKGHTDGSIALSLEDDVAHLFTGDSLFPGGVGKTHRDGDFEILLNDVTTKLFDRFDDTSVVYPGHGLDTTLGAERPHLDEWRERGW; encoded by the coding sequence ATGAGTGCAGCGGCCCCGATCTCCGACACATACACCGGTGACTTCAGTGAATCCGAAGTCCCTCAACGCAAATCGACTCCCCGGGCGACCATCGTCAAATTGTCGGTCGGTCCGATGGACAACAACGTCTACGTCATCACCTGCAAGCAGACCGGCAAGGCGCTGCTGATCGATGCTGCGAACGACGCGGACACTCTCATCGAGCTGATCAGGAATCACGGCAACATCGAGCTGATCTTCACCACCCATTGGCACCCGGACCATTGGATCGCACTCGAAGAGGTGGTCAAGGCGACCGGTCTTCCCACCGCCGCAGGCCGAATCGACGCCGAGCCGATTCAGGTGAAGACAGACCGGTTGATCGACGAGGGCGACGTCATCGAGGTCGGCGAGCTCCGCCTGGAGGCCATCCATTTGAAGGGTCACACCGACGGCTCCATCGCGCTGTCACTCGAAGACGACGTCGCCCACCTGTTCACGGGCGATTCGCTCTTTCCGGGTGGTGTCGGAAAGACACACCGCGACGGCGACTTCGAGATCCTGCTGAACGACGTGACGACCAAACTCTTCGACCGCTTCGACGACACCTCTGTGGTCTACCCCGGGCACGGGCTCGACACCACTCTGGGGGCCGAGCGGCCTCACCTCGACGAGTGGCGCGAACGCGGCTGGTGA
- the ilvD gene encoding dihydroxy-acid dehydratase, giving the protein MVDMKPRSRTVTDGISAAPSRGMLRAVGMGDEDWGKAQIGIGSSWNEITPCNLSLDRLAQAAKEGVHAGGGYPLQFGTISVSDGISMGHEGMHFSLVSREVIADSVETVMQAERLDGSVLLAGCDKSLPGMLMAAARLDLASVFLYAGTIAPGWVKLSDGTERDVTLIDAFEAVGACRVGSMSEEDLGRIERAICPGEGACGGMYTANTMASIAEAMGMSLPGSASPPAADRRRDAFAHRSGEAVVNLIRLGITARDIITKPALENAITVTMALGGSTNAVLHLLAIASEADVDLDLDDFNRIGDRTPHLGDLKPFGRFVMNDFDRHGGIPVVMKALLDAGLLNGDALTVTGKTLSENLAAMDIAPLDGDVIRTLSNPIHKTGGITVLHGSLAPEGAVVKSAGFDADTFEGPARVFEREQGALAALADGVIKAGDVVVIRYEGPKGGPGMREMLAITGAIKGAGLGKDVLLLTDGRFSGGTTGLCIGHLAPEASDGGPVAFIRDGDRIRVDIAARTLDLLVDDDELESRKQDWQPLDHKYQRGVLSKYAKLVRSASVGAVTH; this is encoded by the coding sequence ATGGTTGACATGAAGCCGCGCAGTCGCACCGTCACCGACGGGATCTCGGCGGCACCCAGCCGCGGGATGTTGCGGGCGGTCGGAATGGGCGACGAGGATTGGGGTAAGGCCCAGATCGGCATCGGGAGCTCGTGGAACGAGATCACCCCATGCAACCTCTCGCTCGATCGGCTCGCGCAGGCGGCCAAGGAGGGCGTGCACGCCGGCGGTGGTTATCCACTGCAGTTCGGCACCATCTCGGTGTCGGACGGCATCTCGATGGGCCACGAGGGCATGCACTTCTCACTGGTGTCGCGGGAGGTGATCGCCGACTCGGTGGAAACCGTGATGCAGGCCGAACGGCTCGACGGGTCGGTTCTGCTCGCCGGTTGCGACAAGTCTCTGCCCGGGATGCTGATGGCCGCCGCTCGCCTCGACCTCGCATCGGTGTTCCTCTATGCCGGCACCATCGCCCCCGGTTGGGTCAAGCTGAGTGACGGCACCGAACGGGATGTCACGCTGATCGATGCTTTCGAGGCCGTCGGGGCGTGCCGGGTCGGTTCGATGTCCGAGGAGGATCTCGGCCGCATCGAGCGCGCGATCTGTCCGGGTGAGGGTGCCTGCGGCGGTATGTACACCGCGAACACGATGGCGTCGATCGCCGAGGCGATGGGTATGAGCCTCCCGGGGTCGGCGTCACCGCCCGCAGCGGACCGCAGGCGTGACGCCTTCGCACACCGTTCCGGCGAGGCAGTGGTCAACCTGATCCGTCTCGGCATCACCGCCCGCGACATCATCACCAAGCCCGCGCTGGAGAACGCCATCACGGTCACCATGGCCCTTGGCGGTTCCACCAATGCCGTCCTGCACCTGCTGGCCATCGCCAGTGAAGCGGATGTCGATCTCGACCTCGACGACTTCAACCGCATCGGCGACCGCACCCCCCACCTGGGCGACCTCAAACCCTTCGGCCGGTTCGTGATGAACGACTTCGACCGTCACGGCGGTATCCCGGTGGTCATGAAGGCTCTGCTCGACGCCGGTCTACTCAACGGGGATGCACTGACCGTCACCGGAAAGACGTTGTCGGAGAACCTCGCTGCGATGGACATCGCGCCACTCGACGGCGACGTCATCCGCACGCTGAGCAACCCCATCCACAAGACCGGCGGGATCACGGTGCTCCACGGCTCGCTTGCTCCCGAAGGCGCGGTGGTGAAGTCCGCGGGATTCGACGCCGACACCTTCGAGGGCCCGGCGCGAGTGTTCGAGCGCGAGCAGGGTGCGCTGGCCGCCCTCGCGGACGGCGTCATCAAAGCCGGTGACGTGGTCGTCATCCGATACGAAGGTCCGAAGGGCGGACCGGGCATGCGCGAGATGCTCGCGATCACGGGCGCCATCAAGGGGGCCGGTCTCGGCAAAGACGTGTTGCTGCTGACCGACGGCCGCTTCTCCGGCGGCACCACCGGCCTGTGCATCGGGCACCTAGCGCCCGAGGCATCCGACGGGGGACCGGTGGCCTTCATCCGCGACGGCGACCGCATTCGCGTCGACATCGCTGCGCGGACATTGGACCTCCTCGTCGACGACGACGAGCTGGAGTCACGCAAACAGGATTGGCAGCCTCTCGACCACAAGTACCAGCGGGGTGTGCTCTCCAAGTACGCCAAGCTGGTCCGTTCGGCGTCCGTCGGAGCCGTCACCCACTGA